A DNA window from Actinokineospora baliensis contains the following coding sequences:
- a CDS encoding DUF418 domain-containing protein → MSLNEATARVRPVSGRDRSLAPDLARGLMLALIALANSVYYLHDRPYGIRQHIVETGMLDRIVSVIDVALVDARAYPMFAALFAYGVVQVFQRHRDAGVPEREAKRLLRRRSRWLIMFGFVHALLLFPGDVLGLYGVLGFVLVGLTRVKDRTLLVAAGAWLLVVAVVQGAANMLPVTGDREFFFSFEIENPVEALVMRPIEWLMVPVGMVGVGAAALVGTWAARRGVLADPARHRTLLVRTAVIGLATALAGGLPVALAVGHFWEPTGLGTLWAISALHAVSGIAGGLGYAALIGLAASRIGDRRGSVVRALAACGERSLSCYLFQSIVFVALLVPYTLGLGATLGSAEVAVVALGTWLVSVLLADLLRRARKRGPAEVLLRRLTYPSRTMGG, encoded by the coding sequence ATGTCGCTCAACGAAGCCACCGCGCGGGTGCGGCCGGTGTCCGGTCGGGACCGTTCGCTCGCCCCGGACCTCGCCCGCGGTCTGATGCTCGCCCTGATCGCGTTGGCCAACTCCGTGTACTACCTGCACGACCGGCCCTACGGCATCCGCCAGCACATCGTGGAAACCGGGATGCTCGACCGGATCGTCAGCGTCATCGACGTGGCTCTGGTCGACGCGCGCGCTTACCCGATGTTCGCCGCCCTGTTCGCCTATGGGGTCGTGCAGGTGTTCCAGCGGCACCGCGACGCCGGTGTGCCCGAGCGCGAGGCCAAGCGGCTGCTGCGGCGCCGGAGCCGGTGGCTGATCATGTTCGGGTTCGTGCACGCCCTGCTGCTGTTCCCCGGTGACGTGCTCGGCCTCTACGGGGTGCTCGGGTTCGTGCTGGTCGGCCTGACCAGGGTGAAGGACCGCACGTTGCTGGTCGCCGCGGGTGCGTGGCTGCTGGTGGTGGCCGTGGTGCAGGGCGCGGCGAACATGTTGCCCGTCACCGGGGACCGGGAGTTCTTCTTCTCCTTCGAGATCGAGAACCCCGTGGAGGCACTGGTCATGCGCCCCATCGAGTGGCTCATGGTGCCCGTCGGCATGGTGGGTGTCGGTGCCGCCGCGCTGGTCGGCACGTGGGCCGCGCGGCGCGGGGTGCTCGCCGACCCCGCCCGGCACCGCACGCTGCTCGTGCGCACCGCGGTGATCGGGTTGGCCACCGCGCTCGCGGGTGGTCTCCCGGTCGCCCTCGCGGTCGGCCACTTCTGGGAGCCGACCGGGCTGGGCACGCTGTGGGCGATCTCCGCGCTGCACGCGGTCAGCGGCATCGCCGGTGGGCTCGGCTACGCGGCGCTGATCGGGCTCGCCGCGAGCCGGATCGGTGATCGGCGGGGTTCGGTGGTCCGAGCCCTCGCCGCCTGCGGGGAGCGGTCGCTGAGCTGCTACCTGTTCCAGTCGATCGTCTTCGTGGCGCTGCTGGTGCCCTACACCCTGGGGCTCGGCGCGACGCTGGGTAGCGCTGAGGTCGCTGTGGTGGCCCTGGGCACCTGGCTGGTGTCGGTGCTGCTGGCCGACCTGCTGCGCCGCGCGCGCAAGCGCGGACCCGCCGAGGTGCTGCTGCGACGGCTGACCTACCCGAGCCGGACAATGGGCGGGTGA